The following coding sequences lie in one Zingiber officinale cultivar Zhangliang chromosome 2B, Zo_v1.1, whole genome shotgun sequence genomic window:
- the LOC122046944 gene encoding splicing factor 3B subunit 4-like, giving the protein MTTRITPGVGANLLGQHSAERNQEATTYVGNLDPQVGEELLWELFVQAGPVVNVYVPKDRVTNLHQGYGFIEFRSEEDADYAIKILNMIKLYGKPIRVNKASQDKKSLDVGANLFVGNLDPDVDEKLLYDTFSAFGVIVTNPKIMRDPETGNSRGFGFVSYDSFEASDAAIESMNGQYLCNRQITVSYAYKKDTKGERHGTPAERVLASSNPGTQRIRPHTLFASGPPTLPNGAPANGPVPAAIPPRPFINGPIPAASVPVFRPPPPPVGQFPPPMQWPVQPQPGQAFPQPVMPPPPFQQFRPPANMPPPPTGMMRPPPPPPSGAGVPAALWRPPPPLQQMAGGPMPPMPMSMPPPPLPNGSAR; this is encoded by the exons ATGACTACTCGAATCACCCCCGGGGTCGGAGCCAACCTCCTCGGTCAGCACTCCGCAGAGAGGAACCAGGAGGCTACCACATATGTCGGCAACCTTGACCCTCAG GTCGGGGAGGAGTTATTGTGGGAGTTGTTTGTTCAAGCAGGCCCGGTTG TAAATGTCTATGTTCCAAAAGATAGAGTTACAAATCTTCATCAAGGTTATGGATTTATCGAGTTTCGCAGTGAAGAAGATGCAGATTAT GCTATAAAGATTTTGAACATGATTAAACTTTATGGAAAGCCAATACGTGTGAACAAG GCATCCCAAGACAAGAAGAGCTTGGATGTAGGGGCAAACCTTTTCGTTGGTAATCTTGATCCG GATGTAGATGAAAAGCTTCTTTATGATACATTTAGTGCATTCGGAGTTATTGTGACAAATCCCAAG ATAATGCGTGACCCTGAGACTGGAAACTCGCGAGGATTTGGTTTTGTTAGCTATGATTCTTTTGAGGCATCTGATGCAGCTATAGAG TCAATGAATGGCCAGTATCTTTGTAATCGTCAAATCACTGTTTCATATGCTTACAAGAAAGATACTAAAGGAGAACGACATGGCACCCCAGCAG AGCGAGTTCTGGCATCTAGCAACCCAGGAACTCAGAGGATCAGGCCACACACCCTGTTTGCCAGCGGACCACCAACCCTTCCCAATGGGGCTCCAGCGAATGGACCAGTTCCTGCAGCAATCCCTCCGAGGCCATTCATCAATGGCCCCATTCCTGCTGCTTCTGTCCCAGTATTTCGCCCTCCGCCACCGCCAGTTGGGCAATTTCCTCCTCCCATGCAATGGCCTGTGCAACCCCAACCTGGTCAAGCTTTTCCTCAACCTGTTATGCCGCCACCACCTTTCCAACAATTCAGACCTCCAGCAAACATGCCCCCTCCACCTACAGGTATGATgagaccaccaccaccaccaccctctGGTGCCGGTGTTCCAGCTGCTCTATGGAGACCTCCCCCGCCACTGCAGCAGATGGCAGGAGGGCCTATGCCTCCAATGCCAATGTCCATGCCGCCACCTCCGCTGCCCAATGGATCTGCTCGATGA